In Papaver somniferum cultivar HN1 chromosome 1, ASM357369v1, whole genome shotgun sequence, a genomic segment contains:
- the LOC113296409 gene encoding pentatricopeptide repeat-containing protein At1g03100, mitochondrial-like encodes MLSMTKLGRKLTPLSSLSLFSILDCSRSDISSPCPGLLVYVDNRSSIYGVVIEAVFRWSPNGFNNTCSSSFSTMAESILVQVQDSPQISNELESAIEEHRFDDAWKLYKQNMEMEGFPRKFILNKLLVGFAETCMQYWLEKANSIVDLVFEKGKQNLIDKQTLLYLSLMLARHGLPIPASSSLRRLVDMEEFVPVTVWSAVVAHISCTAHGAYLAAELVLEIGSLFQNNRVDPWKKSNRPLLAMKPNTTIFNIAILGCLLSGTTRKAEQVHEMMCGVGIKSDAILPIIMAHIYERNGHREELKKLKRHIDDSCSLGKLQFQQFYNCLLTCHLNFRDLDSASQIVLELLQKAKEARGSPVAATNAPDSVGSGKFSSVAENFDEISKHGKADHILSTASVGTIAFCFEEFCGDRNFTTLEAVANQILNSQLGKLQMPVELVTSEQGVLLPTERIYAKLVKAFLEAGKVKELAEFLINADKEDSPVPAENSVVVRVINACITLGWLDQAHDLIDEMWFAGVRIGVSIYSSLLEAYYEENRTTEMTSLLRHARKAGVQLNSSCYEALIQSWDPTSALNISKEMKETKISEPILPEFEMLVSSCAESKHAGLMVKLMEEIKEGRRADYEVYYWNEVIHFFCKKRLMQDADKAMKKMRALGHMPNAQTFHSLVMGYAAVGGKYIEVTQLWGEMKELASSSSSIKFDQELLDSLLCIFVRGGFFLRANEVVEMMEAGKMFINKYKYRTLFLIYRKTLHKNKKTPNFHSEASVKRREAAFLFKEWLGLG; translated from the coding sequence ATGTtatctatgacgaagcttgggcGTAAGCTTACTCCATTGTCCTCTTTGTCGTTATTTTCCATACTAGATTGTAGTCGCTCCGACATCAGTAGTCCTTGTCCTGGACTATTAGTTTATGTGGATAACAGGTCCTCAATTTATGGCGTGGTTATAGAAGCCGTGTTCAGATGGTCTCCCAATGGGTTTAACAACACCTGTTCTTCCTCATTCTCGACCATGGCAGAATCGATCTTGGTCCAGGTGCAGGACTCACCTCAAATAAGTAATGAACTAGAAAGTGCAATTGAAGAACACAGATTTGATGATGCATGGAAGTTATATAAACAGAACATGGAGATGGAAGGATTCCCAAGAAAATTCATTCTAAATAAGCTTCTTGTTGGATTTGCCGAGACTTGCATGCAGTACTGGCTTGAGAAAGCTAACAGCATCGTGGATTTGGTTTTTGAGAAGGGTAAACAGAACCTCATAGATAAGCAAACTTTATTGTACCTCTCTTTAATGCTTGCACGACATGGATTGCCGATACCTGCATCAAGCAGTCTTAGGAGATTGGTGGACATGGAAGAATTTGTGCCTGTGACGGTGTGGTCTGCGGTCGTAGCCCACATCTCATGTACAGCACATGGGGCATATCTTGCGGCCGAGTTGGTACTTGAAATTGGTTCTTTATTCCAGAATAACAGGGTGGACCCATGGAAGAAGAGTAATAGACCTTTGCTTGCTATGAAACCTAataccaccatcttcaacattgcAATATTAGGTTGTCTGTTATCTGGGACTACTAGGAAGGCTGAACAAGTTCATGAAATGATGTGTGGGGTAGGCATAAAATCTGATGCAATCTTACCGATAATTATGGCCCATATTTATGAAAGAAATGGTCATAGGGAAGAACTGAAGAAGCTTAAGAGGCACATAGATGATTCATGTAGCTTAGGTAAATTACAGTTTCAGCAGTTCTATAATTGCTTGCTTACATGCCACTTGAACTTTCGGGACCTAGATTCTGCTTCCCAGATTGTTTTGGAATTGCTTCAGAAAGCCAAAGAAGCGCGTGGGTCTCCTGTTGCTGCAACAAATGCACCTGATAGCGTTGGGAGTGGTAAATTCTCTTCTGTCGCTGAAAACTTTGATGAAATTTCTAAGCATGGAAAGGCTGACCATATTCTCAGCACGGCATCAGTTGGAACTATAGCTTTCTGTTTCGAAGAGTTCTGTGGAGATCGCAATTTTACCACACTGGAGGCTGTGGCTAACCAAATTCTTAATTCACAATTGGGTAAGTTGCAGATGCCAGTAGAACTGGTAACATCTGAACAAGGAGTTCTCCTACCAACTGAAAGAATCTATGCCAAACTTGTCAAGGCCTTCTTAGAAGCTGGCAAGGTCAAGGAATTGGCCGAGTTTCTGATCAATGCAGACAAAGAAGATTCTCCTGTGCCTGCTGAGAATTCTGTCGTGGTTCGCGTAATTAATGCATGTATCACGTTAGGGTGGTTGGACCAAGCACATGATTTAATCGACGAGATGTGGTTTGCTGGGGTAAGAATTGGTGTTTCGATTTATTCATCTCTCTTAGAAGCATACTATGAAGAAAATCGAACTACCGAGATGACATCCCTACTGAGACATGCTCGTAAGGCTGGGGTTCAGCTTAATTCTTCCTGCTATGAGGCCCTCATCCAGTCCTGGGACCCAACGAGTGCTCTCAATATATCCAAAGAGATGAAAGAAACAAAGATCTCAGAACCCATCCTTCCAGAATTTGAGATGCTAGTGAGCAGTTGTGCAGAGAGCAAACATGCGGGTTTGATGGTAAAGCttatggaagaaatcaaggaGGGGCGAAGGGCTGATTATGAGGTCTACTACTGGAATGAGGTAATTCATTTCTTTTGCAAGAAGAGATTAATGCAAGATGCAGACAAGGCTATGAAGAAAATGAGGGCTTTGGGACACATGCCGAATGCTCAGACTTTCCATTCTCTGGTGATGGGATATGCTGCAGTTGGAGGGAAATATATTGAGGTGACACAACTGTGGGGTGAGATGAAGGAACTTGCCTCTTCTTCTAGCTCAATAAAGTTTGACCAGGAGCTGTTGGATTCCCTACTATGTATATTTGTGAGAGGTGGGTTCTTCTTGAGAGCTAATGAAGTGGTTGAGATGATGGAAGCTGGGAAGATGTTTATTAATAAGTACAAATACAGGacccttttcttgatataccgcAAAACGTTACACAAGAACAAGAAGACTCCAAATTTCCACTCAGAAGCCAGTGTCAAGAGGAGAGAAGCAGCATTTCTCTTTAAGGAATGGCTAGGCTTAGGTTGA